The Maridesulfovibrio salexigens DSM 2638 region CATTAATCTTGTTCCCCAAATTCATAATATATGAACTTGAGCTGCGCAGTCCTAGCGGGACATACGTGCAAGCTGTCTGCGGTATTCGGGGGAGATTTCAAGACGCTCAATGTGGCGCAGGTCCACGAGGGAGCTTCTCATTTTTGCACGGTTGGTTTCGCGGATTGCTGCCACGGTCCAGACAGGAAGCCAGAGACCGAGGGTGGCAATGGTCAGCACAGCGTGAATGCTGTGGTTTACTTCGCCGCCGTTGCGTGCTGCGCGGGTAGCTGCCCAAGCCTTGATGGTTCCGATTGCGTACATATTATATTCCTCCAAAAAAATTTGGTTCAATTGCGTTGTTCACAATTCCCACCTATGCCCGAGTCCACTGCAAGTCAACAGTAGGCAATGCAAAACTTAAAAATACATGGCAAATAATGTTCACTATATATTTATGTTGTCTTTTCGTTAAAAAACAATATCTTATGTTTGTTTAGATAAGGTCTTGAGAGGTCTGTGTCGGGATTCAGACAGCGTTGATTTTAAAATCAATACGTTGGTGAAAAAATTCCCAAGCTTGTCTTGTGGGTACACGCTTTGACAATATTGGTATAAGCTTGAAGTTTTTATTCTATTGAAATAATGTAACTAATTTTTAAAATAAGCAAAAAAATCCCAAAATTGTAAAATTGCAGACAAGCAAACAAATGGTCAGGAAAAAGTGAAAATGATTGTCCTGTACTGTTTGTTATTAAGTGGAGATGTATGTTTTAATGCAGTAGTGATGTGTTATTGATGTTGTATTTGTGCTTACAACATTAGTATATAAAAAATTGCATTGGATATACATAAAAGATGCTTTTGCTGAAATATATATCAAAGTTTAGCGAACTAAATTCACGTTTTTAAACAAACACCCGTCTTTTGGGCGGGATTTTGGGTTTGTTTCTGAATAAAATTCGCGTTTATTTTTGTGTGTAACCAGTCTAACTCGAAAAAATATTAGCAGCAGAGGATTTTGTGCTCGATTTAAACATAGCCCCAACCCCGGCAACTCTGGGCAGCTCAGTAATTCTGCCGTCCACTTCAAAGCGTGGAGAGAAAGGCACACTGCGCTTAAGGGCCGTTTTCCAGCTGTTTTCTTTCTTGGCTAGGGCAATGTTTTCTGCACCGATAGGGTCAAAATTCAAGGCCACAGCATTCTGGGGAGAGTTGAGCATGTCCACCACAAGTCGGTATGAATAGTCGATGATGGACCGTAGGTAAGCTTGGCGCAAAGCCGGGACTACTTTTTTTGAAATTTTTAAGGATTTGCTTACAGCCTTGTATTCCAGCAGGCCGATGGTCTGGTGAAATACTTTTTTCTTGAACAGAAAGCTGTATTTCTTGGCATCCATATGTTTACGCAGATTAAAGTCCGCATCTTGATTAGCCCGGCGAAAAAGGCGGGCAGCATCTTGCGCTGACCAGTCGACCCGATCATCAGCAAGCATTTCTATGTAGACATGGCTCAGCCTGCCGCCGGAACGTGTCTGCTGCATTAGGTTGGGCACATAGTAGTTGTGAGCAATTATGTCTGCTGCCAGATGGGAAAGATAACCAAGAGAATATGCTTTCAGGTGTTTATCAGTAGATTCATTTAGCAGATTGAAACCCGTCTGCCAGTTGTGACTGTGCAATCGCTTGGCTTTGCTGCCTTTGCCGATGAAAATATCCGCACTCAAGCAACCGTAAAGAAAGAGCGTTGAGTTGGAGAGCAGCAATTTTGCCACGGTATCGGAAAGCTGCATAGTGTTGGAAAGAACAGCATTGCCGATAGCCATATGCACACCCGGACCCCAGGCAAAGCAGCTAGCTGCGAAACCCAGGACCAGCAAAATAGTAAAGAATAAAATCAGAGTCAGTTTTCCCATCTCTATATGGTAAGTTTCGCTCCGGGTGAGGTCAATGAATTCCGGTTAAAGTAGCGGAGCGACCAATCTTGCCGCGCCTTCAATGGTATCGCGGACCATTCCCACAGGAACAGTTCCCTCGGTGCTTACATCAATAAGCCCCTGAACCCAGTCGCTGACCGGCTTAACATCAGCTTCGGAATAGGTGAACATGACTATTTCATAGTTGAGAAACAGGCTGCGCATATCCATATTTGCCGATCCGACAACTGCGAGTCGGTCATCGACTACAATAACCTTGGCGTGGACCATGTGGGGATATTTTACCACCCGTCCGCCGCATTCTTCCAGATCTCGCAGGTGGGTACCCCGGGCAAGGTCAGCCAGCTTGTGGTTTGATTTTGCCGGAACGACCACCCTTAGGTCCACACCGCGTAGAGCGGCCAGTCGCAGGGCCTGTGCAAGCGCTTCATCTGGCACATAGTAGGGAGTAACGATCCAGAGTCGTTTTTCCGCAGTAAAAGCAGCGGTAAGCAGGGCATCGTGAACAGGATCGCGCGGAACGTCAGGCCCGGAAGGAACAACCTGCATGACTCCTTCCCCGCTGATCGCAGATCCTTTGGTGCAGGGTGGAATGATGTTCACTTTTTCACCGTGTGCAAAGAGCCAGTCTGATTGGAAAACTTCTATGTAATGTCGTACCGCAGGACCTTGCAGGACAAAAGAAAGGTCAGTCCAGCGTTCTTCGCATGGCTCAGGTCCTATGTATTCGTTGGCAATGTTTGTGCCCCCGGCCAGCACGATTTTCTGGTCGGCGATGGCGATTTTGCGATGGTTGCGCAGGTTGCTGTTGCCATGAAAGGGGGCTCGGAAAAGGGGCATGAAATAAGCAACCTTGCCGCCGTTATCGATAAGTTTTTTCAGGAAGCGGCGGGAGGTGAACATGGAGCCGATATCATCCAGCAACAGTCTTACTGTGACTCCTGATTCGGCTTTGCGGGCCAGCCTTTCCACAATGTCTTTACCCACTTCATCACGGGAGAGAATAAATGTGGTAATCAGAATCTGGTGTTCGGCGTTTTCAATGAGTTTAACCAGCTCATTATAGATGTCGATACCAGTAGGGCACAGCCGGACTTTGTTGCCGCTGGTTGCTCCGGGAATTCCGTATTCACGAAGCATGACGTCAATGGGGTCTGATTCCTTAGCGGGAATTGTTTCCTGCACCTCAAGATGGATGTCTTCTTTGGTATGGGCATCACGTTTGAGCTTGCGTCCCCCGAATATGAGGTAAAAGGGAACTCCGACGTATGGTACAAAGAAAATAGCCAACAGCCATGCAAAAGCAGCTGATGATGTGCGCTGTTTGCGCAGGATGGACATAACCAGAATTGCAGCCAGCAAAAAACCGCCTACTACCGCGAGATGACCAAATAAGAGATTCCATTCCATGTCAGTTCCTGAAGAGGGTTTAATCATTTATTACCGGACCTTGCTCAGGCCTGAGGTCAGCTTAGCAGTATTTTAATTACAAGGTAAACAATTAAACATAGGTTGAAAAAGAACTGTTTTTAAAAAAGCAAATGTTTGTATCAATAGAGCTTCATTCTGGTATCCTTGAAGATAAATCATGGGCGTATTGTTCTTTATACTGATCTAATATATGATAATATGTGTTGTTGCTGTTTTTATAGCCACAGGGGAAGTTCAATTTCCGATGGTATCAGGCTTCAGGTTCTGAACTGTTATTTATGAGTTTTTATTTCTCGCCCGGAAAAGGGTAATATTGAGGGAGTTTCTTAATGGGGTCCAGCAGTCCTAACATCAAGTCCTTTTACAAGGGGCAGGAAATCTTCAAGGAAGGACAGGAGAGCTCTGTCGCCTACATGATCAAAAAAGGCGCAGTGAATATCTATAAAGTCCAGAATAATGAAAAGATCATTCTTGCCCGTCTCGGGGAAGGCGAAATCTTCGGTGAAATGGGGATTATTTCCAAGGGAACCCGTTCCGCCAATGCCGAAGCAGCCGAGTACTGCGACCTTGTGATCCTTACCGACCAGATTATTCTCAAACTTTTGGACCAGTGTCCGCGAACAGTCCAGTACATGACCCGTTTGTTGGTAAAGCGGCTGCACCGGACCGGGGAAATGATTTCCGCCAAGGGCCATCGCAGCAATTTTACCAGTATCTGCAATATCCTTGATCTTGCCTACCGGACTCACATCAGCATGGATCGTGAACAGGCCCGCAAGGAACGCAACCATGATCTTGGTCTTGATTACACCAAGCTCTGTAAGACAATCCGGAGCATCATTCTCGTCTCTCAAAATGAGATAGACGCAGTAATCAGCAAACTGAAAAGTTTGAAGATCATCGATGCCATTGACCTCCGTACCGGAAAGGCCTTTCCGGATCGCTTTATCCAGATTTCCGACCCTGACAATTTCCTTGAAGTTGCCAACAACCTGTTCAAGGAATTGCAGCAGACCGCCTATACTCCCACATCTGAGTTACAGATTGTGGACATCTATGAAATTTCTGAAATGCTGGATAGTGATCCCAAGATCATCTACAAAAAAATCGCACAGGAAGACTTCCCGGAAACCATGTTCATGTTTGACCGTAACAAGGTCAGTGACTGGGCATCTGAAAAAGAGCCTGACTACTTCAGCAAGGTTAAGAAAAAGAAGAAGTCCATTGAAGAGCTGGAGGACATCGAAGATATCGTCTACGTGGATAACGCTACCCTCAAGGAAGTGTTCAACCGTCTTGGCTACCACAAGCTCGGCGTGTTGATGAGTATTGCCGAGGATGATGCCCGGAAAAAGATTCTGGCCAACCTCGCCAAGAAAATCGCCAAGATCGTGCAGGATGAGGTCCGTGATAACGTGGATGAGACCGAGGCTGAAGATGTACTCACTGAGCTTTATGAAATGGTCCGGGAAATTAAAGGGGGGGATAAGAAGTGAATATAGCCACCATAATCGGTATATTCTGCGGTATCGCCATCCTTATGGTTGCCACTTACACTTCCACTGATTCGGTGGGCGTGTTTATCAATATTCCCGGTATCGCCATTGTTGGCGGGGGAACCATCGCCTCTACCTTTATCTGTTACCCCTTGCGCGAAGTAATGCGCGTGCTCGGTGTTTTCATGATGGCTATGGGGGCTGACGAACTTCCCCTCGAAAACTACATCAACGTTATTGTAGGGCTTTCCAAGGATGTATCTTCCAAAGGAGAGGAACACCTTGAGGGAAGTCTTAAAAATATTGAAAACGATTTTCTGCGTGAAGGGTTGCAGATGCTTGTGGATGGTTATTCCAAGGAAGAGATCAAAGAGATTCTCGATAACCGCATCCAGCAGTATCATGAGCAGGAATATAGTGCAGCCGGTATTTACCGGACCATGTCCACACTGTCTCCGGCCTTCGGCATTATCGGGACTCTGATCGGTCTCATCGCCATGATGCAGGGGATGGGCAGCGATATTGCCGCCATCGGTCCGGCCATGGCAACGGCACTGACCACAACTCTCTACGGCGCACTTTTCGCCAACATGCTTTTCATGCCCATCGCCATTAAGGTTGAGAAACGAATTGACGAGATAACCCTGCTCATGCGGGTTATTCGTGACGGTATCCTGTTCATCAAGGATAAAACCCCGTCAGCTATCGTCATGGATAAGCTTAAGGGTTACCTGCCCCCGCGTAAGTGGGCTACCGTTAAGGCTAAGAAGTAGGCGGGAAAATTTATGTCGGATGATTTCAGCCTGAAAAAGCCCGCACAGGGCGGAGAGGAGGGCGGCTGGGCCCTTACCTTGGCAGATATGATGACTCTGCTGCTCTGTTTTTTTGTGCTTTTGCTGGCTATCGCCGATGTGGATCAGAAAAAGTACAAAGATGTTTCCGATTCGCTTGCTTCCGCTATGGGCGTTGATGTCCCTCCTAAAGGGGCGAATGATACCTATGAGGGTGCTCCGGTAGCCCGCAGGGTGATTAGTGATCAGCAGCGTAATATTTTTGAAATGCAGCTGGAAATGGCTCGTCTGGTAGGGCGGGAATCAGATGCTTTGAAAATTAAGATGCGTCCTGATTCTGTCGCTATTGTGCTTAAGGGCGGTTTCTTTTTCCCCAGTGGACAGGCAGACCTGACCTCAGGTGCCAGAAGAGTGCTGGGCAAGATCGCCCCTACTCTTGCCAAATCTCCTTATCAGGTTGTTGTCGAAGGTCATTCAGACAACATCCCCATTCGTTCAAAACAGTTTCCTTCAAACTGGGAGCTTTCATCTGCGCGGGCCAGTGCAGTTGCCCGTTACCTGCTTGATAATGGATTCAGTAAAGATCGCATCAAAGTTCTTGGCATGGCAGACACAGCGCCAGCCTATCCCAATGAGGATGATAACGGCAACGCGATTCCAGCCAACCAGAAGCGCAACCGCCGGGTTGTCTTGCTGGTTTATCCACCTAAGAATAAATAAAAAAGGGGATCGGTTACCGATCCCCTTTTCTTTACTCTTTCTCAACAACTTCCCGTATCTGATACGTCTTGGTCCCCATGACAGCATCATAGGTGTTGGCCAGCGATTCAAGGATGAATCCTGTGGACATGAAGCCCAGTGAACTCAGGTAGAGCAGGATGCAGCCCATGAACGGGGGGCGGGTACCCATGTGGACTCCGAAGAAAACTTTTTCATAGAGCAGCCAGACCATTACAAGCGAGGCAAGCATGAACATGAGCAGGCTGATGCGTCCGAAAAGATAGATGGGACGCTGCTTGAATGAGGACTGGAACCAGAGCATAACGATGTCGAAAAGAACATCGATGGAGCGGGACAGCCCGTAGTGGCTTTCCCCGGCAAAGCGCGGGGGAGCGGAAATGGGTACTTCGGAAGTGGAACCGCCCATACCGTAAACCAGAGCAGGGATAAGCCTGTGCTGTCCTTCACGCAAGGTCATGGAACGGGCAAGCTTACCCTTGAGTACAGAAAGTCCTCCCATATCTTTTACCTGACAACCGCTGGTTGCGCGCATGAGGTAGTTGGCGATTTTACTGGGCAGCTTGCGCTTGATCATGGACTCGCCACGGTTGGTGCGACAGCCGGAAACAAGGTCGTAGCCCTTGCGGATTTCCTCAATTAAAGAAGGAACTTCTTCGGGCTTGTGCTGCAGGTCTCCGTCCATGATAACTACATAGCATCCTTTACTTTCCTGAATGCCGGCGTAGATTGCGGTACATTGTCCACGGTTGCGGGCGAGCATGACTCCCTTAAGGTGGGGGTCGTCGGCAGCAAGTTCACGGATGATGGATTCAGTGCTGTCGGTGGAACCGTCGTTAACCAGCAGGATTTCATAAGTGGTATTCATTCCCTGCAGCGCGGCAGTTATGCGTTTGTGAAATTCACGAACGCAGCCTTCTTCATTGTGCATGGGAGTGACAATGCTGACTTCGATATCTCTTTTACATTCTTCAGCTTTTATCATTATTTAATCTCTCCGCTACGGGGATCGATCTGCCCGTAGTTGACGGGGGTCGCCCCCAGTTCTTTAAATATTTCCAGCCATTCCTTATGAAGCAGGGATTCGGATTCTTCTCTCCACTGGGCTTCCACCCGCATGGGGCCGAACTCAGACGGCAGCGGGCCGTCACCTTCTTGCGGGAGTCCGGGATGGCAGACAATTTCTACTATTTCAGGTCGAAAAGTTTCGACATATTTCTTAAAAAGATGCGGGTCCAGATTTTCTTTCTGGTCTCCGATTCCCCATACGCAATCAGCTGTGCGCGGCTTCTTACCGGGGAAACTTGCCCCGAGGCAGAGTTGCAGAAAACGGGTACGCAGCATGCCTTTATCAAAGCGGTTCAGGGGTGTGTGCTCAAATGGACGGCGCATCCACTTGATGCCGTACTTGTTGGCAATTTTACCTGCCAGATTGTAGAGTCCGGGCCAGGCATGGATGTGCTTTTCGCTATCAAAATGGGTCAAACGGATTTTATGGTCAAGCAGATATTCAACCTGTGCCGACCACTCCTTTTCTACTTCGGAAAGCTTTATACGACCGCTTAGGTAGCGCAGGAGCAGGGATTTGTAATTACCGAAAAGCAGCCCGTCATCATCCACAAGGCTGGAGATGTGGTCCGGGTTGGAAATGGGTTTGCCGCGCAGCAGGTTTAAGTGTGCACCAAGTCCCAATCCTTCATGCTTGTCCTGCAAAAGTACGGATTCGGATAGATCCGGACCATTGGCAAGAGTGGTGGACGAGGTAACAACCCCGGCCTCGGCAAGTTTGTCCACTGCACGGCGAACAGCCGGATGCAGTCCGAGATCATCCACATTTATTACAATTAGCATCATACCTCCGGTTTCAGACCCGGCAGTTTAAATGCATGTGGCGTGAAGGTAAAGTAAAATGGTGTGGTAATGCGCTAGATCAGCCAAAACCGCTGATTTTGGCTTCAGAACGGACCAGATTAATGGCGATTTCTCCAATGGCAGGGCGATAGGTCCCGGCCCGTATCTGGTCGCGGAGCTTGCTGAGTTTTTCGCGCCGTTCAGCAGAGTCCTCTTCATTAAAAGAAGCGGCTTGCTCTTCGGGCGTAAGTAGACAGGACAGCATATGGCTGTCAGCGTCAGTCTTGTCGAAAGTCATCCCCCCTCCCGGAGTTGTTTTCCAACTTTACTGGTTATGGTTTTTGTGTGTGGTTAATAATCCTATCGTCCATCCGCGTAGGAAATTTAGTGCTGAAGTTTAAATATGTCCATTAAAGTGGAAATGTATAATAGATTGTAATGCTTTGCTTTTTCGGTAGGTATAAAGCTGTTTTATATGCGAAGTTGCTGTAACTTATGTTTTAATTTAGTTTAGGCTGACTTCAGAAAAATCTCTCCGCTAAGCGGCATTTTCAATACTAATCATCTAAACAAATTTTCATAAAATGAATGCAGATATATTAGGATATTTTGCTGCCGGGGCTGCTTTGGGTCTTGGTGCAGGAATGACTCCCGGTCCATTGTTGACTTTGGTTTTAAGTCAGGCAATGGCTCATGGTCCCAAAGAAGGAATCAAGGTTGCTTTTGCTCCATTGCTTACGGATTTACCAATCCTTTGCATTTCCCTACTGGCAATGTCGTGGATAAAGTCTCATCCGGCATTTATGGGCATTGTTTTATTTGCCGGGGCAGTTGTAGTTACTCTTTTCGGGATCGATTGTTTTAGGACGAAAGCGATTACCCTGCCGGGAGTTGAAATTAATCCCGGTTCCTTGAAGAAGGGTATGCTGACCAACTACATGAACCCCCATGTCTATATTTTCTGGGCCACTGTAGGGGCACCGACTATCCTTGGAGCAGGGGAGAATGGTTTGTCCGGGCCGATTTTATTTCTGACGGGGTTTTTCGGCTGTATTGTGGGCGTGAAGATAGGAATTGCATGTCTTGCTGGAAGATTTAAATCTTTGCTTTCCAGTAGAGCTTACCTGCTGATCATGCGGTTCTTGGGATTGGCTCTATTTGTTTTCGCTGCATTTCTGATTCGGGATGGTTACTATTTTATAACTTCCTGATTCCATGAGTTCTTAAAAAATTAAAACGGCGGAGTCGTATCAATACGATTCCGCCGTTTTTTATTTCTATATTTCCAGATTTTACAATACGTCTACGAGATCCAGTTCAAGGCCGGATTCCTCCATAGCTTTCTTGCTGCCGAGTACTACAATATCGCCGTGATCAGCCACTGATTTGGCTGCTGCTCCGAAGTTGCGGAAATCCTGTTCGCTGCAATTCAGCACCTGATCGCGAATGTCCTGCCTGAAGGCTGCATCTTCGCCACTCAGGTGGCGGACCATAGAGGTGTAGCCCTTGGCATCGGGCAGCATGTAATTATCAATCTCCCCGATTCCGCCAAGAATGGCCTTTTCCAGCTCATCACTATTCACTGCAAGCGTGTTCAGGTAATCAGCAACACCGTCGTAGGTGTCGAGGGTTCGGGTCAGGTTGGGGTCGCGGTAGGACACGAAGCTTAAGCTGCCGGAAGCACGGTCAAACATGGAGAATGAACCGTAAGCACCGCCCTGTACGCGGACTTTATCCCAGAGGTAGCCGGTGCGCAGATAACGGCTGATTACGTGCGCTGCGCCGGAATATTCATATCCGTGCTCATAAACATTGGCACCCTTGGCAACATAGTTGACCTGTGCGGGAATGCACAGACCTTCGGCTTTGGAGAAAGCCTGCCTGTTACGGGTGGCAATGGATTTACCGCCTGTGGGCAGGGTTGAAATCATATCAGTGATGTAGCTTTCAACATTGCCGAAAGTTGATCCGTCCAAAGTCACGTTGGTCAGCAGGTTTGCCTGATTAAGGATGGCAGTACGGATAGCTTCAAGATCAGCTACTACGGAATCAAAATCATTATCTACACGGTCAGCCAGTTCGCGCAGGA contains the following coding sequences:
- a CDS encoding motility protein A, whose protein sequence is MNIATIIGIFCGIAILMVATYTSTDSVGVFINIPGIAIVGGGTIASTFICYPLREVMRVLGVFMMAMGADELPLENYINVIVGLSKDVSSKGEEHLEGSLKNIENDFLREGLQMLVDGYSKEEIKEILDNRIQQYHEQEYSAAGIYRTMSTLSPAFGIIGTLIGLIAMMQGMGSDIAAIGPAMATALTTTLYGALFANMLFMPIAIKVEKRIDEITLLMRVIRDGILFIKDKTPSAIVMDKLKGYLPPRKWATVKAKK
- a CDS encoding glycosyltransferase family 2 protein, which produces MIKAEECKRDIEVSIVTPMHNEEGCVREFHKRITAALQGMNTTYEILLVNDGSTDSTESIIRELAADDPHLKGVMLARNRGQCTAIYAGIQESKGCYVVIMDGDLQHKPEEVPSLIEEIRKGYDLVSGCRTNRGESMIKRKLPSKIANYLMRATSGCQVKDMGGLSVLKGKLARSMTLREGQHRLIPALVYGMGGSTSEVPISAPPRFAGESHYGLSRSIDVLFDIVMLWFQSSFKQRPIYLFGRISLLMFMLASLVMVWLLYEKVFFGVHMGTRPPFMGCILLYLSSLGFMSTGFILESLANTYDAVMGTKTYQIREVVEKE
- a CDS encoding LysE family translocator, which encodes MNADILGYFAAGAALGLGAGMTPGPLLTLVLSQAMAHGPKEGIKVAFAPLLTDLPILCISLLAMSWIKSHPAFMGIVLFAGAVVVTLFGIDCFRTKAITLPGVEINPGSLKKGMLTNYMNPHVYIFWATVGAPTILGAGENGLSGPILFLTGFFGCIVGVKIGIACLAGRFKSLLSSRAYLLIMRFLGLALFVFAAFLIRDGYYFITS
- a CDS encoding phospholipase D-like domain-containing protein; translated protein: MEWNLLFGHLAVVGGFLLAAILVMSILRKQRTSSAAFAWLLAIFFVPYVGVPFYLIFGGRKLKRDAHTKEDIHLEVQETIPAKESDPIDVMLREYGIPGATSGNKVRLCPTGIDIYNELVKLIENAEHQILITTFILSRDEVGKDIVERLARKAESGVTVRLLLDDIGSMFTSRRFLKKLIDNGGKVAYFMPLFRAPFHGNSNLRNHRKIAIADQKIVLAGGTNIANEYIGPEPCEERWTDLSFVLQGPAVRHYIEVFQSDWLFAHGEKVNIIPPCTKGSAISGEGVMQVVPSGPDVPRDPVHDALLTAAFTAEKRLWIVTPYYVPDEALAQALRLAALRGVDLRVVVPAKSNHKLADLARGTHLRDLEECGGRVVKYPHMVHAKVIVVDDRLAVVGSANMDMRSLFLNYEIVMFTYSEADVKPVSDWVQGLIDVSTEGTVPVGMVRDTIEGAARLVAPLL
- a CDS encoding cyclic nucleotide-binding domain-containing protein; this translates as MGSSSPNIKSFYKGQEIFKEGQESSVAYMIKKGAVNIYKVQNNEKIILARLGEGEIFGEMGIISKGTRSANAEAAEYCDLVILTDQIILKLLDQCPRTVQYMTRLLVKRLHRTGEMISAKGHRSNFTSICNILDLAYRTHISMDREQARKERNHDLGLDYTKLCKTIRSIILVSQNEIDAVISKLKSLKIIDAIDLRTGKAFPDRFIQISDPDNFLEVANNLFKELQQTAYTPTSELQIVDIYEISEMLDSDPKIIYKKIAQEDFPETMFMFDRNKVSDWASEKEPDYFSKVKKKKKSIEELEDIEDIVYVDNATLKEVFNRLGYHKLGVLMSIAEDDARKKILANLAKKIAKIVQDEVRDNVDETEAEDVLTELYEMVREIKGGDKK
- a CDS encoding flagellar biosynthesis anti-sigma factor FlgM → MTFDKTDADSHMLSCLLTPEEQAASFNEEDSAERREKLSKLRDQIRAGTYRPAIGEIAINLVRSEAKISGFG
- a CDS encoding zinc dependent phospholipase C family protein, giving the protein MAIGNAVLSNTMQLSDTVAKLLLSNSTLFLYGCLSADIFIGKGSKAKRLHSHNWQTGFNLLNESTDKHLKAYSLGYLSHLAADIIAHNYYVPNLMQQTRSGGRLSHVYIEMLADDRVDWSAQDAARLFRRANQDADFNLRKHMDAKKYSFLFKKKVFHQTIGLLEYKAVSKSLKISKKVVPALRQAYLRSIIDYSYRLVVDMLNSPQNAVALNFDPIGAENIALAKKENSWKTALKRSVPFSPRFEVDGRITELPRVAGVGAMFKSSTKSSAANIFSS
- a CDS encoding OmpA/MotB family protein, producing MSDDFSLKKPAQGGEEGGWALTLADMMTLLLCFFVLLLAIADVDQKKYKDVSDSLASAMGVDVPPKGANDTYEGAPVARRVISDQQRNIFEMQLEMARLVGRESDALKIKMRPDSVAIVLKGGFFFPSGQADLTSGARRVLGKIAPTLAKSPYQVVVEGHSDNIPIRSKQFPSNWELSSARASAVARYLLDNGFSKDRIKVLGMADTAPAYPNEDDNGNAIPANQKRNRRVVLLVYPPKNK
- a CDS encoding ChbG/HpnK family deacetylase; this translates as MMLIVINVDDLGLHPAVRRAVDKLAEAGVVTSSTTLANGPDLSESVLLQDKHEGLGLGAHLNLLRGKPISNPDHISSLVDDDGLLFGNYKSLLLRYLSGRIKLSEVEKEWSAQVEYLLDHKIRLTHFDSEKHIHAWPGLYNLAGKIANKYGIKWMRRPFEHTPLNRFDKGMLRTRFLQLCLGASFPGKKPRTADCVWGIGDQKENLDPHLFKKYVETFRPEIVEIVCHPGLPQEGDGPLPSEFGPMRVEAQWREESESLLHKEWLEIFKELGATPVNYGQIDPRSGEIK